DNA from Chaetodon trifascialis isolate fChaTrf1 chromosome 14, fChaTrf1.hap1, whole genome shotgun sequence:
AGTGGTGAGTCGGAGGACAGGTGAGATTTTGTCCTGTGTCGCACAGGTTTGCTCAGTTGACTTAGTTGAAATGTAAGACGAAGACAAACTGATGATAatcttattttcagtttttcagcacGGAGACATGAAGCTTTTGTCGGGGGCGGTGCAGTTTGCGGTGGCTCAGAGGGAGTGGAGCCGCAGACGCTTCTGGAGCTGGCTCAATGCAGTCTTTAACAAGTGAGACAGCAGCATTATCCCACCGATCAGGGACGCACCTGTGCGGGCtaaaagctgcacagaaatgcTTGCAAAGAATTTTTAGTGGCAATATGTGAAGTGACaaaacactcaacacacaccACGTTCGTGTGTTTATATGCATATTATATGTTTATAAATCCCACCTTAGTGAATAATGAAGTTTTCTTGAAACAGCTTTACTGAGATGTCTGTGTATTAGGTGGAAAAAGGATTTGGATGTTTTGCCTAAAAATAGTGTTGAATTCTATGTTCCCCGTGGTTTTGTTTaataagtgaaaaaaaaaaaaaagtattcagGTTGAAAAAAGCAAATCCTCATTAGTTACCATGAGGAAATTTGGTATCTTACATGATAAATAATCAAGCAGTGGCCTGGTGGGCAGGTTGCCATGTGTGCTTTATTATTAGAAACCCTCTTAACTCCTCTCTTCTGCCCTCTCAGTCTCAACCATTATCACACCACATCACATGGCATCCACACTGAGTGTTTGCTGACCTCCCCTCAGGGTGGACTATGAGAGGATCAAAGCTGTCGGCCCAGACCGAGCTGCAGCAGAGTGGCTGCTGAGATGTGGTGCCAAGGTGAGGTTTCAAGGTTTCGAGCGCTGGCATCACGACTACAACGGACTGCCAACTGGGCCTCTGGGCAGATACAAGATCCAGGCGATTGATGCCACTGAGTCCTGCATCATGTACAGAGGGTTCGACCACCTGGGTCAGTGTTACAGTGTGCGGAACATTACGTTCTTGTCCTCTTGAACTGTCCCGctctcatttccatttcccTCCATATGGTCATGGATGCTTTCCCTTTAATAGATTTAACATGATTGGAGCTGTACAGCCACGGACCAAATGAGGCTGTAATTCTCATTACACACCAGAAAGCACATTGTTGGATGGGTGAAAAATGATGAGAAATGTTTGCAGTTCTTCAAGCCTGAGGGTGTAATGTCCATAATTCTTAACTAAATCCAAACGGTTTATCCTCTTTTTTGACATACCTGATTCTTTTACTGATGTAGACTGTGTGCACTAGCTGCTCTTTGTCAGCCTCAGGTCCCCTCGCTCAGATCGAGctacttagcttagcttgtGTGCATATTTAGCTAAATCCCAACATCTGTCATTAACAATTAAAAACACCCACAGGCAACTTAATAATATCCAAAAATTAAGATCCTGCTGTTTCACAAAATACACATAAGAAGTTTAAGCAGCCTGACTGTTAGCAAGCAATGTTTcgcacattagcatgctattgttagcatgctaatgtgccaACATTTAGCTTGCAATGGCTTACACATTAGTTtgttaacatgcacacagttaATAGGCTTATTTGAACTTGTTAACATATAATAGTAGTCAGTATAACAtgaaaacattagcattagcataacaTTAGCATActttaaatattcaaatatatCGCTGGTTGCGGCAAAGTCAGTTTTAATGGTCacatgattttacattttttgacaCTAGTGTATCTACAATGGTATTGCCTGAGCTTTGATACAATATCATAAAaccagttgtttttttccctttttttttaattttagaaaaatgaaaatgtttatcaacaaatattttctgtttggCAAAAGCCAAACTTCTCAAATGTTGAATACTGACTAAATACAAGCAGCTGCACAAAAACCTTACAAATAGTCTGAAATTGTTAATGTATTTACTTGAATTAGGACCTATATGACCAAAGAACATCAATAATATAGACAAGAATATCAGTCTGATCAGTATCAGTCTGCTAGCAGCTTTCAGTACTTGGTAGCTTTTGGTCAAAGGAGTATtaagttttacatttttgaccagctggtggcgctagatgaaaagtcaggagatcaccaaagttattcgGACTGTAGACCATCAAATCAGTGTCAAATTTAACAGCAGTCCGTTCAGTAATTCACTCTGAAGCCTCTGGGTGTTGGATTGACAGCCGGCAGCGGCGGATCAAATCAAAGATTAAAGCTTTGTTCAGAAAGTGTAAATTTTGCATTAACTATGTTAACATGAGCTTGACCTCCACCGTTGACCTGAAAGTGATTCTCCCCTGTTAACAAGAAAGGCAAGGTGCCGGCGAAAGTGCATCTCTCCCAGACTGATTATCCTAAAGTGATGCAAGCGAGCGGGATGTTTTACACCGAGCAGGCACACATGGAGCGCCATCTCTGACCTCAATGGCTGCTGCTTTCCAAACTGTGGttgtttgcatgtatttattttggtgTAACGTCCTTCTGTGCCGATCTAAATTTAGTGTGCTGATGGTGTTCCTGTGTTCATTTTCCCAGATGGTTTGAAATATTTGGAGGAAATCAAGTTCAACAAGTGTATCTACATTGAGGACACGTGTCTGGAGAGGCTGAGCTCCACAGAGAATCTGCAGGAGAGCCTGTACATGATGGAGGTGGTGTCATGTGGAAATGTGACCGATAAAGGCGTCATCGCCCTGCACAGACTCAGGTGAgtgtgtcttgtttgttttaaaatgatgtttaaatGACACAGATTCATcctttttgttgatgttttgtaTTAATTCCACGCAGGAATCTGGAGTACCTGTTTCTCAGAGATCTCCCTGGGATCAGCGACAAACATGCGACAGtggacagactgcagacagcaCTTCCACGTCTGGAAATCGAAATGGATTTGGACTGAAATAACTTCCTGTTTAAGATTGTACAACGTGGACTTTTTCAAAGAtttaaagagttaaaaaaaaacacttttgcaGGAGGACAGACTGGAGCGTGACAGGCTTTTGATCGTCCAACAGGTCGATCCTTCCGCTAAAACGTTCAGTATGTTTACGTGCAAATCAGTGAGTCTTTGTTAAATGAGAGAGTGAAGAACAGCAGCGAGGTCTGACTTTGTGGAAACATATTCCGGTTGATGTTTCAGCTGTCAGCTTCAAGTACAATCAACAGTCCAGCAAAGAGAACCAGTAAAGCACTGAAGACTGTAGACACCAGTTTGTCTTGATGGGACGATCTTTAGTTTATTATATTGTCAACATTCAAGGTGTTAAATGACTCCACATGCGGtacacagaggaaacagtttGTGAAATAGAGCTCCAACGATTAGTCGGTTCATTTTTACGTCAACTGATGGAAAATTCTTTGCcagttattttgaaaattacttaattgtttcatttttacttgttccagcttcttaagtctttgggttttggactgttggtgagcattttcacattttatcaaCTAATGATGATTAACTATGAGAGTAACTGGCAGATCAATCGACGCCGAtcataatcattagttgcagctctatTGTGAAAAGCTGAGGAGTCTTTCACATGATTTCCCTTTAGACTAATTTGGCATTTGTACAAtatctgaggacagacagatggctgTGAACATCCTTAGCACCAAAGTTCCAGAGACAATGAGTACAGTGTGGTATTGCTACAAGCTAGTAAATGTGGGAATGTGTACATCTGTCTTCACTGCTGACgtcaataaatattttcagaaatgcTCATGAGTCGTGATAAAACAGCCAGTTTGTGTCCTACGTTATAATTTAAAGAGACAAACGATTAAGCTCTAGCAAAAACACGTCACTCTCACAGAGTCCATCATTatatcaaaaatacatttggcaAACCAGGCAAGGCAGTACGTCGCAGTTTTACCTTCAGTCTACTCAGCGGCTACGAGCAGAGCGGCGCATCGCTCTTTGTCTTCACACATCTAtacaaaatacagcaaaaccAGCTTGAAATGTCGGCAACATACACGTGTGAGTCCACGTGTTGGGAAATAGTGCATAGACTGACATCGAGAGACACCCGGCACACCCACCGTGACGAACAGAAACTTTAAAAAGTGGTCGAATCCTCGTTAAAGACCAAGAATCGGCTCCATTTCCTGAGTTTGTTCAGAAAACGCTGCTTGTCGGTGGGGTTTTAATTCGGCTCGTGAGCGGCCAGTTTAGATGTTTGGTAGGTGGTAGTTGAACTTGCGCAGGTTGTTGTAGTACCTCTTATTGTCCACAGCTGgaaagatgctgctgctggtcagctGCGGCAAATACTGGatggagaaaaagcaaagtTTATTGGACAATTTTTGGAGCAATGAAGTATTTTAATATGGATATAATTATTTGATTAGAAAagcttccctctgtgtgtaGTGTTAAAGTAAATTATGAGGTTTATTGGGGACAGAGATTTGCAAACTAagactttttattttacattatttttattagatagctgtttttgtgttcattttgttttatgtgagGCACCTGGTGCATGAAATTTCTTTGCTGTAAAGccctttgagctgcatttcttgtatgaatttacaataaaaaaatgtattattatgaTAATTATGAATGTGTGTAGTTTCGTACATTCATTGTATCGTATGGTCATTCCCAGCGATTTAGTTTACAACAacacataaaaataaactgaTATTTTCCTCGTTTTAACACTTGGGGAAAATGTTAAATTCTAGGGATCAATAAGCAGCGCTGCACTCCCACCTGCCTCACTCCTAAGAAAACCTAAATATGCTTGCAGATTTCACAGACGATGGATAGTCGACAACACGGACTGGAAGATGTGCGgtatttaaaaacactgacaataaGCCCCAAACatggcagcagcacagcggTGTTATAAGTCCATCGTGCAGAAGGCTACTCACCCCGGGAGGAAGGTGTTTGCGAGGTAAACGTGTCCTCTTGTTGCTGGAGCGGTCCTGCTCTCGAGAGGTGCTCTCGCTCTTCTCTCGCAGGCTGTCGAAGTACgagtgctggaggagctgctcgcAGGTGAGCCGCTCGGACGGGTCCATCCTCAGACAGCCCTAAAGCATCCAGAGCAGAGAGCCGAGGCAGCCGAGGTCAGACCGCCTGTTTGCCAGCATTTACTCTTTACACACAGTTTCTGATTTGTTGTCAAATCAGaaagtttttcaaaataaaagtaatttCAAGATCTTTGCCTTAAAGCCTGACTTCTTACTTTTTATTACTCTTCCtgacacacacttcaaacaatAAAAGGACTCTATTAAAATATGCACATTTGACTGGATTAAATCCAAACTTGCTTGTgtattttctttgaaatgtattcagATTTTGTGTGTAAGAGACTTCTACCTTCATGAGACTCAGCGCTTGATGTGAGAGATTTGGATATTTCTGCTCCAAAGGTTCctacagacagagaaaggacaAAGATTAATGGACTTTACTGCAACAACATCCACTTGTGTGGTGCAGCTGGGTGGAGCACATGGAGGTGGAGCGCGTGGTGTTTCTCACCATCTCTTGTGGCTCTGGGATGGAAACTCCGCAGAAGAACTGGTTGTTGCTGAAGACCTGCTGGTGTCGAGGGATCAGGTCTCCTGCAGAGGACGAGACAGACGAGCGATGTTCAGCAAAGCTCGGAGTCATATATTTATCAGAGTTAAACTGTCTGATAAGTACGtctcatcatttcatcacatcGCAGTCCTGCAGAAGGACAACAAATAACATTAATCGTCATCAGTCCCAAACATCACAcatcgcagcagcagcaggttgaacTCACCGAGAGTCTTTCTGATCAGGTACAGCTGGTCCATGTCCGACTTGCCGGGCCACAGAGGGATCCCCGACAGCAGCTCGGCGAACACGCAGCCGATCGCCCACACGTCCACCGGAGGGCCGTACTGAGTGTCTCCCACCAGCAGCTCAGGGGCCCGGTACCACCGAGTCGCCACGTAGTCGGTGTAGTAGTCGCACGGCCCCGCTGATGGCGCAGAACACAGAAACAGGTGTGTGATGCAGAGCGCTCAGGTCAGGGGGAAGgtttcagaaaatgtgcatttctgtgGATTTATGTCATTTATCTTCCTCCCCTGAacttgtctctctccagctgtcaccaTAATAATAAACTTCTAAACTACTTCTTCTCAGTCAAACCTGTGCAGCTTCACACCTGAAGCACACCCT
Protein-coding regions in this window:
- the dmac2l gene encoding ATP synthase subunit s, mitochondrial, translating into MKLLSGAVQFAVAQREWSRRRFWSWLNAVFNKVDYERIKAVGPDRAAAEWLLRCGAKVRFQGFERWHHDYNGLPTGPLGRYKIQAIDATESCIMYRGFDHLDGLKYLEEIKFNKCIYIEDTCLERLSSTENLQESLYMMEVVSCGNVTDKGVIALHRLRNLEYLFLRDLPGISDKHATVDRLQTALPRLEIEMDLD
- the cdkl1 gene encoding cyclin-dependent kinase-like 1, encoding MEKYEKIGKIGEGSYGVVFKCRNKDTGQIVAIKKFVESEDDPIIKKIALREIRMLKQLKHANLVNLIEVFRRKRKLHLVFEYCDHTVLNELDRHPRGVPEHLVKSITWQTLQAVNFCHKQNCIHRDVKPENILITKHQVIKLCDFGFARILTGPCDYYTDYVATRWYRAPELLVGDTQYGPPVDVWAIGCVFAELLSGIPLWPGKSDMDQLYLIRKTLGDLIPRHQQVFSNNQFFCGVSIPEPQEMEPLEQKYPNLSHQALSLMKGCLRMDPSERLTCEQLLQHSYFDSLREKSESTSREQDRSSNKRTRLPRKHLPPGYLPQLTSSSIFPAVDNKRYYNNLRKFNYHLPNI